In Leucobacter denitrificans, the genomic window AGCTCTTCGAAGATCGGGACAACGAACAGCATCATCGCTACCACCGCGATGATGGCAACAATGAGCACAACGATTGGATACGTCATCGCTGCCTTAACTTTTTGCTGCAGTCGCAACTCGGTCTCAAAGTTCGTCGTTACCGAGCGCAAGGCCTGAGCCAGGAATCCGCCGACCTCACCGACACGAATGAGATTCACCATGAGCTCCGGAAACACCTTCGGGCGAGTTTCAAGTGCGGCCGACAGTGATAGCCCCTGCCCTACCTCGCGGCTCACCGCATCGAAACTTTCGGCCAGTACACGGTTCTCGGTCTGATCCGCCGCCACTTCGAGCGCACGCAAGAGGGGAACCCCAGCGTCGATGAGTTCACCCAGCTGCCTCGAGGCAATGGCAAGATCTTGAGTCGTCGGAGGTTTAGCAACACCGAAATCTAACTCTCGATTAAACAAACCAAGGCTCGCATTATTGCGCACCGCAAGTGGAACTAAACCCTTTGCCTCAATCGCCTGAACCGCTGCCGACTCATTCGGCGCACTTACCGTTCCGCGCCTTACCCGGCCAGAAGTATTCAACGCTCGGTACGAGAAGAGCGGATCTGTCTGCGTCTTAGCCACGGTCAGTACTCCCACATATTATTCGTCACGGCAACCTGCCGATTCACACCATTCGCCGCCGCGGATTGCACCGAGTCATCGAAGGAACGTGCGTGTCCAGCGTATTCACGCGCCTCAGAGGCCTCAACCTCACCCGTGCGCACGAGTTCGAGTAGCGACTGATCAAGCGTATGCATATGATTCTCAGACCCCGACTGCAGAACCGAGTAAATCTGGTGCGTCTCACCCTCTCGAATGAGATTCGCAATAGCAGACGTCATGCGGAGCACTTCGGTCGCAACCACTCGACCGCCCTGCTTCCTACGAAGTAGCGTCTGAGAAACGACGGCCTTCAAGCTACCTGAGAGCTGCACGCGCACCTGATTCTGCTGGTGTGGTGGAAACGCGTCAACAATTCGGTCGATCGACTGCGCCGCATCAACGGTGTGCAGAGTGGCGAACACAAGATGGCCCGTCTCCGCAGCCGTCAGTGCCGCCGAGATGCTCTCGGGATCGCGAAGCTCGCCGATAAGAATCACATCAGGATCCTGCCGGAGTACATGTTTTAAGGCCACCGCAAAGCTGCGCGTGTCAACACCAACTTCACGTTGATGAATGAGGCTTCGCTTCGGTTGATGCATAAACTCAATCGGGTCCTCGACTGTCACGATGTGGCAGCGACGCTCAGAATTTATGATGTCGAGAACCGAGGCGAGGGTCGTGGATTTTCCAGAGCCCGTGGGTCCCGTAACGAGCACAAGACCCCGCGGAAGGAAGGCGAGGTCACGAATATGGGCGGGCACACCGAGCGACTCAAGATCGCGCACTTCATTGTCGATACGACGAAACGCTGCACCGATCATTTGTCGCTGCATGTACACGTTTACTCGAAACCGACCCACCCCGGCGAGTGAGTGAGCGAAGTCAAGCTCAAGGTCTTCGCTGAATCTACGCTTCTGCTCGCCCGTCAGCATGCCTTGAATCACATCGTTCAGGGCGTCAACCGTAAGCAGAGCATGCGCGCCCGGTATTGGTGTCAGATCACCATCAATACGAACAATCGGCGGTGAACCCACACTCAAATGCAAATCTGAAGCCCCAAGGGCCTCCAGTTGCGCCAAAGTAGCGTCGAGCACAAATCCAGGCACCACATGACCTTTCGGGTTGGAATACAGTCGGGTCACACAGTGACGCGCAAGACTTCTTCAATCGAAGTCGCACCCGCGAGTACCTTACGCCAGCCGTCCTCACGCAGCGGCACCATACCCTGCTCGATGGCGACGCTTCGTAGATCCTGATTCGAGGCTCCAGCGACGATGAGTTGCGCAATCTGTTGGGTCACTCGCATTACCTCGTGGATCGCGACGCGCCCACGGTATCCCGTTCCCGAACACCGCGAACACCCCTGCGGTTCACCGACCTGAGCCATGCCCCCTGGCACCACGAACCCTATACTCTCGAGTACTTCAGGACTCGGCTGTCGCACTATCACGCAGTCTTTGCACAGCCGTCGCGCGAGACGCTGCGCCATCACAGAATCGAGGGCAGAGGCAACCAGGAACGGTTCGATACCCATTTCGACAAGCCGGCTGGCGGCGCTCGGCGCATCGTTCGTGTGCAGAGTCGAAAGCACAAGGTGCCCCGTGAGTGCGGCCTCGATGCTTGTCTGCGCGGTTTCGGAATCGCGGATCTCTCCGACTAACACCACGTCGGGATCGCTACGCAATATTGACCGGAGAGCACTATCGAAGGTGAGACCAGCGCGAGGATTCACCTGCATCTGGTTCACACCATCCATGCGGTATTCCACCGGGTCTTCAACTGTGATCACATTGATCTCGGGACGCACAATTTCATGCAATGTCATGTACAGCGTCGTTGACTTACCTGACCCAGTGGGACCGGTCACAAGCACCATACCGTGGGGTTTCTTGAATGAGGCCTGAAACACGTCGTAATTGCGTTCCGACATCTCGAGGTCGGTGAGGCGCAATTGTTCGGCTGGTGTGTCAAGAATGCGCATCACCACCTTCTCACCCCAGAGGGTCGGAAGTGTTGCAACGCGAAGATCAACCTCACGGCCACGATGCTTCACAGTCATGCGGCCATCCTGCGGCAAACGGCGCTCTGAAATATCAATATTGCTCATGATCTTCATACGCGAGACCACTCCGCTTGCAATCGATGCCGACGCATTCTGCACTTCCCGCAACACTCCATCGATGCGATAGCGCACTCGCAGCACACCATCAGCCGGTTCGATATGAATGTCCGAGGCCCGATCCTGAATTGCCTGCGAAATGATGAGGTTTACAAACTGAACGATCGGGGCGTCTTCAAGCGCGCCACTGTTCTCATCTGCCGCACGGTCGAGGTCAAGTGCAGCAGCCTGTGCACTCAATTCACTTGACAACTCAGCGATCTGCTGGTCGAGCCTCGCAAAGCGAGTGAGCGCATACTCCATAGCTTCCGCTGACGCGACGAGCGGAGTAACGGTGCGCCCAGTCGCACTCGCAACATCGTCGATTGCGATGATGTCGCTCGGATCCACCATCGCCAATCGCACCCGGTGCTCTGAAATCGTCACAGGGATCACACGATGGCGTCGACAAAGATCTGTGGTCACCAACTCAACCATCTGCAGATCGATGTCAGTCTCGAACAAATTCACGTATCCGAGACCACGGTCCGTTGCCAATTGCTCGGCAGTCGACACTGGTGCCGCACCATGCGTTCCGCGCGGGTGTTGCCACCCCTCAGCAATGCTCACAGCTCCCCCTTAGTCGATCGACCCCTCGCCCCCACGAGAGTAATCGCTTACTTCGGGATCATATCTGATAAGCCGCGCGCTCAGCCATCTCGACGACGTTCTTGAGCAGCAGCGCACGCGTCATGGGGCCGACGCCGCCGGGGTTCGGCGAGATCCACGAAGCTACCTCGGCGACAGCCGGGTCGACGTCGCCGACAACGCGGCTCTTGCCGGTTTCGGGATCGACCTTGCGCGACACACCCACATCGAGCACGATCGCGCCGGGCTTGACGTTCTCAGCCTT contains:
- a CDS encoding type II secretion system F family protein, which gives rise to MAKTQTDPLFSYRALNTSGRVRRGTVSAPNESAAVQAIEAKGLVPLAVRNNASLGLFNRELDFGVAKPPTTQDLAIASRQLGELIDAGVPLLRALEVAADQTENRVLAESFDAVSREVGQGLSLSAALETRPKVFPELMVNLIRVGEVGGFLAQALRSVTTNFETELRLQQKVKAAMTYPIVVLIVAIIAVVAMMLFVVPIFEELFAGFGTELPFITQVLVSISRAAVFWVPALAVLVFAGWYWYSRHKREDAVRRKIETFKVNMPVFGPLFRKVAIARVSRNLAVMIKAGVPLLEALGFVRRVSSNWVVEEALRDAENSVRYGRSLAGPLAEHEVFPLWSLR
- a CDS encoding type IV pilus twitching motility protein PilT, whose product is MGSPPIVRIDGDLTPIPGAHALLTVDALNDVIQGMLTGEQKRRFSEDLELDFAHSLAGVGRFRVNVYMQRQMIGAAFRRIDNEVRDLESLGVPAHIRDLAFLPRGLVLVTGPTGSGKSTTLASVLDIINSERRCHIVTVEDPIEFMHQPKRSLIHQREVGVDTRSFAVALKHVLRQDPDVILIGELRDPESISAALTAAETGHLVFATLHTVDAAQSIDRIVDAFPPHQQNQVRVQLSGSLKAVVSQTLLRRKQGGRVVATEVLRMTSAIANLIREGETHQIYSVLQSGSENHMHTLDQSLLELVRTGEVEASEAREYAGHARSFDDSVQSAAANGVNRQVAVTNNMWEY
- a CDS encoding GspE/PulE family protein codes for the protein MSIAEGWQHPRGTHGAAPVSTAEQLATDRGLGYVNLFETDIDLQMVELVTTDLCRRHRVIPVTISEHRVRLAMVDPSDIIAIDDVASATGRTVTPLVASAEAMEYALTRFARLDQQIAELSSELSAQAAALDLDRAADENSGALEDAPIVQFVNLIISQAIQDRASDIHIEPADGVLRVRYRIDGVLREVQNASASIASGVVSRMKIMSNIDISERRLPQDGRMTVKHRGREVDLRVATLPTLWGEKVVMRILDTPAEQLRLTDLEMSERNYDVFQASFKKPHGMVLVTGPTGSGKSTTLYMTLHEIVRPEINVITVEDPVEYRMDGVNQMQVNPRAGLTFDSALRSILRSDPDVVLVGEIRDSETAQTSIEAALTGHLVLSTLHTNDAPSAASRLVEMGIEPFLVASALDSVMAQRLARRLCKDCVIVRQPSPEVLESIGFVVPGGMAQVGEPQGCSRCSGTGYRGRVAIHEVMRVTQQIAQLIVAGASNQDLRSVAIEQGMVPLREDGWRKVLAGATSIEEVLRVTV